Proteins co-encoded in one Clarias gariepinus isolate MV-2021 ecotype Netherlands chromosome 13, CGAR_prim_01v2, whole genome shotgun sequence genomic window:
- the im:7136021 gene encoding uncharacterized protein im:7136021 isoform X2 produces the protein MMEEFRLPEEVWLHVFQFLPTRDRLSVRSSCSLFMRLIDRPVFWKSSTLYIEKIRSFTSHSWRTLSSRKIGAVVVLRASEAEWRQLAVRLPWLHSVTARVCCVRALNALTEFKNLRSLSIQRGECPSLTPLSALRDLTHLSLCEVQCSPALNMINALSQLSYLTSLHYHACGKPIPTAAFHHLLKSLPRLQKLSLKMGSGQGPASEDALFRPQANHMPELQCRIPALTSLELLNYIDPILSPVALQGLPSLRLLTVQYRGWHLDPFLFHLKKWLTTVPLLSVLNISLGYRLGLYANLVPATVHHLSLKRVIADSKALRDLAQRVPDLLHLHLDLNSYKRQSFIAAVPHLFPKLESLVVRHNTVTVEEFLGLAQLSHLKHLVVLYPTTIQNAALMDLTEELRLQTNYRLNVIHSVGQKDPNVCLCVND, from the exons ATGATGGAGGAGTTTAGACTGCCAGAAGAAGTCTGGCTCCACGTGTTTCAGTTCCTTCCCACCCGGGACAGATTAAGCGTTCGCTCCAGCTGTAGCCTTTTCATGAGATTGATCGATCGGCCAGTTTTCTGGAAGAGCTCCACGCTGTATATTGAAAAGATCCGCTCGTTCACGTCTCATTCCTGGAGAACTCTGAGCAGCAGGAAGATCGGAGCGGTGGTGGTGCTCAGGGCGAGCGAGGCGGAGTGGAGACAGCTCGCGGTGCGGCTCCCGTGGCTTCACTCCGTCACCGCGCGCGTGTGCTGCGTCAGGGCTCTGAACGCGCTTACAGAGTTCAAAAACCTGAGGAGTCTGAGCATACAGCGGGGTGAGTGTCCGAGTCTAACACCCCTGTCAGCACTGCGGGACCTGACACATCTCAGCCTGTGTGAAGTGCAGTGTTCTCCAGCGTTAAACATGATTAACGCGCTCTCTCAGCTCAGTTATCTCACCTCTCTTCACTACCATGCGTGCGGGAAACCCATACCTACTGCGGCCTTTCACCATCTGTTAAAGTCCCTGCCACGACTGCAGAAACTCTCTCTGAAAATGGGATCAGGTCAGGGTCCTGCCTCCGAAGACGCCCTCTTCCGGCCACAAGCAAACCACATGCCTG AACTACAGTGCAGAATCCCAGCATTGACCAGTTTGGAATTGCTGAACTACATCGACCCGATTCTTTCTCCCGTAGCCCTGCAGGGTCTTCCTTCTCTCAGGTTACTGACAGTGCAATATAGAGGCTGGCATCTGGATCCTTTTTTGTTCCACCTTAAAAAATGGCTGACAACAGTGCCCCTCCTCTCAGTGTTAAACATTTCAT TGGGATATAGGCTTGGTCTCTATGCTAACCTGGTGCCTGCAACAGTGCATCATTTGTCCCTTAAAAGAGTGATAGCAGACAGCAAAGCTTTGAGGGATTTAGCACAACGTGTACCCGATCTCCTGCACCTGCACTTGGACCTAAATTCTTATAAAAGGCAAAGCTTCATTGCTGCTGTTCCTCATCTTTTCCCCAAACTGGAGAGCCTGGTAGTAAG ACATAACACCGTAACCGTTGAAGAGTTTTTGGGACTTGCACAGTTGTCCCATCTGAAGCATTTAGTGGTTCTGTATCCTACCACAATACAAAATGCAGCTCTTATGGATTTGACTGAAGAACTGCGCCTCCAGACCAACTACAGACTTAATGTTATACATTCAGTAGGACAAAAAGACCCaaatgtgtgtctttgtgtaaaTGATTGA
- the im:7136021 gene encoding uncharacterized protein im:7136021 isoform X1 — protein sequence MMEEFRLPEEVWLHVFQFLPTRDRLSVRSSCSLFMRLIDRPVFWKSSTLYIEKIRSFTSHSWRTLSSRKIGAVVVLRASEAEWRQLAVRLPWLHSVTARVCCVRALNALTEFKNLRSLSIQRGECPSLTPLSALRDLTHLSLCEVQCSPALNMINALSQLSYLTSLHYHACGKPIPTAAFHHLLKSLPRLQKLSLKMGSGQGPASEDALFRPQANHMPEELQCRIPALTSLELLNYIDPILSPVALQGLPSLRLLTVQYRGWHLDPFLFHLKKWLTTVPLLSVLNISLGYRLGLYANLVPATVHHLSLKRVIADSKALRDLAQRVPDLLHLHLDLNSYKRQSFIAAVPHLFPKLESLVVRHNTVTVEEFLGLAQLSHLKHLVVLYPTTIQNAALMDLTEELRLQTNYRLNVIHSVGQKDPNVCLCVND from the exons ATGATGGAGGAGTTTAGACTGCCAGAAGAAGTCTGGCTCCACGTGTTTCAGTTCCTTCCCACCCGGGACAGATTAAGCGTTCGCTCCAGCTGTAGCCTTTTCATGAGATTGATCGATCGGCCAGTTTTCTGGAAGAGCTCCACGCTGTATATTGAAAAGATCCGCTCGTTCACGTCTCATTCCTGGAGAACTCTGAGCAGCAGGAAGATCGGAGCGGTGGTGGTGCTCAGGGCGAGCGAGGCGGAGTGGAGACAGCTCGCGGTGCGGCTCCCGTGGCTTCACTCCGTCACCGCGCGCGTGTGCTGCGTCAGGGCTCTGAACGCGCTTACAGAGTTCAAAAACCTGAGGAGTCTGAGCATACAGCGGGGTGAGTGTCCGAGTCTAACACCCCTGTCAGCACTGCGGGACCTGACACATCTCAGCCTGTGTGAAGTGCAGTGTTCTCCAGCGTTAAACATGATTAACGCGCTCTCTCAGCTCAGTTATCTCACCTCTCTTCACTACCATGCGTGCGGGAAACCCATACCTACTGCGGCCTTTCACCATCTGTTAAAGTCCCTGCCACGACTGCAGAAACTCTCTCTGAAAATGGGATCAGGTCAGGGTCCTGCCTCCGAAGACGCCCTCTTCCGGCCACAAGCAAACCACATGCCTG AAGAACTACAGTGCAGAATCCCAGCATTGACCAGTTTGGAATTGCTGAACTACATCGACCCGATTCTTTCTCCCGTAGCCCTGCAGGGTCTTCCTTCTCTCAGGTTACTGACAGTGCAATATAGAGGCTGGCATCTGGATCCTTTTTTGTTCCACCTTAAAAAATGGCTGACAACAGTGCCCCTCCTCTCAGTGTTAAACATTTCAT TGGGATATAGGCTTGGTCTCTATGCTAACCTGGTGCCTGCAACAGTGCATCATTTGTCCCTTAAAAGAGTGATAGCAGACAGCAAAGCTTTGAGGGATTTAGCACAACGTGTACCCGATCTCCTGCACCTGCACTTGGACCTAAATTCTTATAAAAGGCAAAGCTTCATTGCTGCTGTTCCTCATCTTTTCCCCAAACTGGAGAGCCTGGTAGTAAG ACATAACACCGTAACCGTTGAAGAGTTTTTGGGACTTGCACAGTTGTCCCATCTGAAGCATTTAGTGGTTCTGTATCCTACCACAATACAAAATGCAGCTCTTATGGATTTGACTGAAGAACTGCGCCTCCAGACCAACTACAGACTTAATGTTATACATTCAGTAGGACAAAAAGACCCaaatgtgtgtctttgtgtaaaTGATTGA